Proteins encoded in a region of the Mercenaria mercenaria strain notata chromosome 1, MADL_Memer_1, whole genome shotgun sequence genome:
- the LOC123526001 gene encoding uncharacterized protein LOC123526001, which translates to MAGGFGAASLPLISSIALLAGAVLVILGFAAPFWANDGVHYVGLWRYGRCINPESKDCYIYDQPSLMHIPTWLHITRALECCAVVFVSLPLVILPVYMYVALGMYYRCMMGTMCVLCLLSTATGIAGVIVYGINVNDNGWDVAWSLICVVVGCACIFIGFLVLLVSMISKRPAGITEPYYPTTIYVDPKKNKLYTIRLEEEDD; encoded by the exons ATGGCTGGCGGATTCGGGGCAGCTTCGTTGCCCCTTATTTCTTCGATAGCTCTGTTGGCAGGGGCTGTGCTAGTTATTCTCGGATTCGCAGCGCCATTCTGGGCTAATGATGGCGTTCATTATGTCGGACTTTGGAGGTACGGACGCTGTATAAACCCCGAAAGTAAAGACTGTTATATATACGATCAGCCAAGCTTAATGCATATTCCAA CATGGCTGCATATTACCCGAGCCCTGGAATGCTGTGCGGTGGTCTTCGTGTCATTACCGCTGGTGATACTTCCGGTATACATGTATGTGGCACTGGGAATGTACTACCGCTGCATGATGGGAACCATGTGTGTTTTATGTCTTCTTTCAA CTGCAACGGGCATTGCGGGTGTGATTGTTTACGGCATAAATGTGAATGACAACGGCTGGGATGTCGCTTGGAGTTTGATTTGTGTTGTCGTCGGTTGCGCATGCATTTTCATCGGGTTCTTGGTGCTGCTTGTTTCAATGATTTCTAAGCGTCCAGCAGGAATCACAGAACCCTATTACCCAACAACGATCTATGTAGACCCAAAGAAGAACAAACTCTACACAATAAGACTTGAAGAAGAGGATGactga